The Alphaproteobacteria bacterium nucleotide sequence TGACGAGCGAGGCAAGCACCAACGATTCGTCCGCGACCGCGGCGCGACCGTCCGACGCCGATGCGCGGGCCGACGGCGGCGCACAGGCCGACGCCGGGGCGCGGGCGCAGGCGCGGCCCGCGGAGGCGCCGCCGGGCGACGCCCTGCTGCATTGCCTGATCAAGGTCACGCACTACTACGGCCGCCCGGTGACCGAAGCCGACCTGCGCGCTGCGACCCCGGTGCCGGCCGGCGGCATGAGCCTGCCGTCGTTCGAACGGGCCGCCCAGCGGCTTGGCTACAAGGTCGGCCGCCAGAAGGTGGACGCCGGCAAGCTGGCGCACCTGCCGACGCCGTTCGTCACCATCCCGCGCAAGGGCCGCCTCGCCCGGCTGGTGATCGAGCGCGACCAGGACGACCTGGTGCTGCTCGACCCGTTCACCAACGAGCGCTCGCTGGTCCGCCCGGGCGCGCTGGCCGACGAGGTGGCGGAGGCGTTCCTGGTCAAGCCGGACAGCGGCGTCGGCGACCGCGGCCGGCGGCATCACCCGTCGGCCGGCTGGCGCGGCCTGATTTCCAGCCGTCTGCGCGGCGTGCTGTGGGAGCTGGCGCTGGCCTCGCTGGTGATCAACCTGTTCGCGCTGATCGCGCCGCTGTTCACGATGACGGTGTACAACAAGGTCATCGGCCAGGCCGCGCTTGACACGCTGACCGTGCTCAGCATCGGCATGATCACGATCTACGGCTTCGAATTCATCCTGCGGGTGGTGCGCGGCTATGTCTCCAGCCATACCGGCGCCCGGCTCGACGCGCTGATCGGCGGCGAGGTGGTGCACCGGCTGCTGCACCAGCCGTTCAGCTATTTCGAGGGCGCGGCCAGCGGTCAGATCTCCGAGCGGCTGCGTCAGCTCGACACCATCCGCAACTTCTTCACCGGCCAGATGCCGATGACCGTGGTCGACCTGGCGTTCGTGTCGATCTTCCTGATCGCGCTGTTTTTCATCAGCCCGATCTTCGCCGCGCTGGCGCTGGGCGCGATCCCGCTGTTCGTGCTGCTGTCGCTGATGTTTCACAAGAAACAGAAGGCGCTGATCGAGCACAGCTTCGCCGCGCTGGCCGCCAAGTCGTCGGCGCTGAACGAGACCGTCAACAACGCCGTCACCATCAAGTCGCTGGGCCTGGAATCCGACGTGGAGCGGCGCTGGGAGGGGCGGCTGGCCGCCACCGCCTGGCACGGCTTCAAGGCGCACAATCTGTCGAACTGGCTGACCTCGCTGACCACCACGCTGCAGCAGGTGATCGGGCTGGCGGTGATCTTCATCGGCGCCCGGCTGGTGATCGAGCGCGAGCTGACCATCGGCGCGCTGATCGCGGCGTCGATCCTGGTCACCCGCGCGATCGCGCCGATGCGCCAGGTGGTCAGCGCCTGGTACCAGGTGCAGGAGGTCAAGGCCGCGTTCAACCGGCTGTCGGAAATCATGGAGGCGAAGCCGGAGGAGGAGCCCGGCGACGTCGCGCCGCAGCCGCCGTTGCGCGGCGACATCAAGGTCGACGCCGTCACCTACAGCTTCGACCGCAACCAGCCGCCGGTGCTGCGCAACGTGACCGTCGAGTTCGCCAGCGGCGAGGTGGTGGCGATCATCGGCCCTTCGGGCTCGGGCAAGTCGACGCTGGCCAAGATCCTGCAGGGCCTGTACCCGCCGGACAGCGGCCGGGTGCTGATCGACGGCACCGACATCCACCACATCTCGCGCGCCTCGCTGCGCGCCCA carries:
- a CDS encoding peptidase domain-containing ABC transporter, giving the protein MTSEASTNDSSATAARPSDADARADGGAQADAGARAQARPAEAPPGDALLHCLIKVTHYYGRPVTEADLRAATPVPAGGMSLPSFERAAQRLGYKVGRQKVDAGKLAHLPTPFVTIPRKGRLARLVIERDQDDLVLLDPFTNERSLVRPGALADEVAEAFLVKPDSGVGDRGRRHHPSAGWRGLISSRLRGVLWELALASLVINLFALIAPLFTMTVYNKVIGQAALDTLTVLSIGMITIYGFEFILRVVRGYVSSHTGARLDALIGGEVVHRLLHQPFSYFEGAASGQISERLRQLDTIRNFFTGQMPMTVVDLAFVSIFLIALFFISPIFAALALGAIPLFVLLSLMFHKKQKALIEHSFAALAAKSSALNETVNNAVTIKSLGLESDVERRWEGRLAATAWHGFKAHNLSNWLTSLTTTLQQVIGLAVIFIGARLVIERELTIGALIAASILVTRAIAPMRQVVSAWYQVQEVKAAFNRLSEIMEAKPEEEPGDVAPQPPLRGDIKVDAVTYSFDRNQPPVLRNVTVEFASGEVVAIIGPSGSGKSTLAKILQGLYPPDSGRVLIDGTDIHHISRASLRAQLGVVPQETQLFAGTVRENIMMGQPLDAPERAVAAAKFVGAHDFIQRLPRGYDTPIGERGVGISAGQRQLLCVARALIRNPRILILDEATSALDPAAEEALLVNLRRQARGRTIILITHRMAPLSIADKAVLLINGQVDKVGPPKEVVAYARERMAPQRTAETETEPGGDGQPDGAPPDPRRAVPPPVSAAS